A DNA window from Pyrus communis chromosome 3, drPyrComm1.1, whole genome shotgun sequence contains the following coding sequences:
- the LOC137729079 gene encoding outer envelope protein 64, mitochondrial-like, producing the protein MWKLQPQPLQAIKANVSSNPKTWIIIGLTVAGIVVLAETHRRRRPRAGTQILLSEPFMEPRFQLIPFPQPPPPAATQLLATLSFAISDIFDVKGNVTGFGSPDWARTHEAATKTAFVVTTLLKNGATCYGHTVMDELSFGITGENVHYGTPVNPQLQSHIPGGSSSGSAVAVAAGLVDFALGTDTTGCVRIPASFCGVIGYRPSHGAVSMLGVLPNSQSLDAVGIFARDPSILRRVGHVLLQLNSVEPKRARHLIFADDLFQLSKVPTEKTVHVVSKAIEHLSGYQPPKHMNFSQYIASSVPSLKGFREESTKHQNGVFTLKTLSSVMLLIQSCEFKTNHEEWVKSAKPKLGPDVSDRVRAAINFTNENMKTLYKVRTEMRAALQSLLKDDGILVIPTIADPPLKLNRKKGRSSEFNDRTLALTSIASMSGCCQVTVPVGKHNDCPISVSFIAFHGADKFLLDIVLDMYSSVQEKVSIASHSSPLPDTNGNMDASELLKEKGNAAFKGRQWNKAVNYYTEAIKLNMMSATYYSNRAAAYLELGCFQQAEEDCSKAISLDKKNVKAYLRRGTARESLLCYKEAAQDFKHALVLEPQNKVANLAEKRLRKLMT; encoded by the exons ATGTGGAAGCTTCAGCCGCAGCCTCTGCAGGCGATCAAGGCCAATGTCTCCTCCAACCCAAAAACCTGGATCATCATCGGTCTCACCGTCGCAGGGATCGTGGTCCTGGCCGAGACCCACAGGCGAAGACGACCCCGAGCCGGAACCCAAATCCTTCTATCCGAACCATTTATGGAGCCTCGATTCCAGCTCATCCCCTTCCCTCAGCCCCCTCCCCCTGCCGCCACTCAGCTCCTCGCCACCCTCTCCTTCGCCATCTCCGACAT ATTTGATGTGAAGGGAAATGTGACGGGGTTTGGGAGTCCCGATTGGGCGCGAACGCATGAAGCGGCGACCAAGACGGCGTTTGTGGTGACGACTCTGCTTAAAAATGGGGCTACTTGCTATGGCCACACCGTCATGGACGAGCTCAGCTTTGG GATTACTGGTGAGAATGTGCATTACGGAACGCCTGTGAATCCCCAATTACAATCCCATATTCCGGGAGGTTCTTCCAGTGGTTCTGCTGTGGCTGTTGCAGCCGGTCTTGTTGACTTTGCTCTTG GTACTGATACAACTGGATGTGTTAGAATTCCAGCATCATTTTGTGGTGTCATTGGGTACCGACCATCCCATGGGGCTGTATCTATGCTTGGAGTTTTGCCAAATTCACAAAGTTTAGACGCTGTTG GAATCTTTGCCCGCGATCCATCTATTCTACGTCGTGTTGGACATGTTTTGCTTCAACTGAATTCTGTGGAACCTAAAAGGGCGAGACACCTTATTTTTGCCGATGATCTCTTTCAGCTTTCTAAAGTTCCTACTGAGAAGACAGTACATGTTGTCAGCAAAGCAATCGAACATCTATCCGGGT ACCAACCtccaaagcatatgaattttAGTCAGTATATTGCTTCAAGTGTACCCAGTTTAAAAGGATTTCGTGAAGAATCCACAAAACATCAAAATGGAGTATTTACCTTGAAAACTCTCTCTTCTGTGATGCTTTTGATACAGAG TTGTGAATTCAAAACCAATCATGAAGAGTGGGTTAAGTCAGCGAAACCAAAGCTAGGGCCTGATGTATCAGATCGTGTTCGTGCAGCAATTAACTTTACAAATGAAAACATGAAAACCCTATATAAAGTAAGGACTGAGATGAGAGCTGCCCTTCAAAGTCTTTTAAAG GATGATGGAATATTAGTGATTCCCACAATTGCAGATCCTCCATTAAAGCTTAATAGAAAGAAAGGGCGGTCATCTGAGTTTAATGATAGAACATTAGCATTAACAAGCATTGCCAGCATGTCTGGGTGCTGTCAG GTTACAGTACCAGTAGGAAAGCACAATGACTGCCCCATCTCTGTTTCATTCATTGCGTTCCATGGTGCCGATAAATTTCTCCTTGATATAGTCTTGGACATGTACTCTTCAGTTCAGGAGAAAGTCAGCATTGCATCCCATTCATCGCCATTGCCAGATACCAATGGTAACATGGATGCTTCAGAACTCTTAAAAGAGAAG GGAAATGCTGCATTTAAGGGAAGGCAATGGAATAAGGCTGTCAACTATTATACTGAAGCTATCAAATTGAACATGATGAGTGCAACTTACTACTCCAACAGGGCAGCTGCTTACTTGGAGTTGGGGTG CTTCCAGCAAGCTGAAGAGGACTGCAGCAAGGCAATATCACTTGACAAAAAG AATGTGAAGGCATATCTTCGACGTGGAACAGCTAGAGAATCACTTCTTTGTTATAAGGAAGCTGCTCAAG ATTTCAAGCATGCCCTTGTTCTTGAACCTCAAAATAAGGTTGCCAATCTTGCTGAAAAAAGACTAAGGAAACTGATGACTTGA
- the LOC137729080 gene encoding uncharacterized protein, translating into MVMMEGWSPTTVSPLLLRNLVASVFIFADKSFLNLSQKSKLLQLLRYVFVTSFIFLLRLLPPLNPNNTQPYHYKPPTFNKSSNHSTTHDHYDYTPASSGGAATITCGGDSAIGRALSQLLSLVNDIPVTSRKYQVVRSLAESLIDDNQNEGVEALRQVNRTVLSAAFSTTLSQLEAAAALEQGDVRGGDGVDLLGPARPAEYRLSRVLRAVRSIGDVTWIRGTRASGTRSSAEKLAGEVLWLAEKLAACDSADEAVQRWAAAFNLAWLSLSVEPHLQAFLVKVSALLFKHAKHLGMDETDDESKKEQHKKTKMQMLMSWLPLLCRASNGTDVPVLSIRERAELERVLEETIEMLEEEEDKEKVLSMWLHHFTHCSSSDWPNLHASYARWCNASRKLLLHHHE; encoded by the exons ATGGTGATGATGGAAGGCTGGTCTCCAACCACCGTATCTCCTTTGCTTCTTCGCAACCTCGTAGCCTCCGTCTTTATCTTCGCAGACAAATCCTTCCTAAACTTGTCTCAGAAATCCAAACTCCTCCAACTCCTTCGCTACGTTTTCGTCACTTCCTTCATCTTCCTCCTCCGTTTGCTTCCTCCTCTAAACCCTAACAATACCCAACCCTATCACTATAAGCCTCCCACTTTCAACAAGTCTAGTAACCACAGCACTACTCATGATCATTACGATTACACTCCCGCCTCAAGCGGCGGTGCTGCTACTATTACTTGCGGCGGCGACTCTGCTATCGGCCGAGCGCTTTCGCAGCTGTTGTCCCTCGTCAACGACATCCCCGTAACCTCCCGCAAGTACCAAGTGGTTCGATCTTTAGCAGAGAGCCTCATCGACGACAACCAAAACGAGGGCGTTGAGGCTTTACGTCAAGTCAACCGTACTGTTCTCTCCGCGGCTTTTTCCACTACTCTTAGCCAGCTTGAAGCCGCCGCCGCCCTCGAACAAGGAGATGTACGGGGAGGTGATGGCGTTGATTTGTTGGGGCCCGCTCGACCGGCAGAATACCGGTTGAGCCGGGTTCTACGGGCGGTTCGATCGATTGGGGACGTGACGTGGATAAGAGGGACGAGGGCGAGCGGGACGAGGAGCTCGGCGGAGAAACTGGCGGGTGAGGTGCTTTGGTTGGCTGAGAAGCTGGCAGCTTGTGACTCGGCCGATGAAGCTGTGCAGAGATGGGCTGCGGCCTTTAATTTAGCTTGGCTCTCCCTTTCGGTTGAGCCGCACTTACAAGCATTCTTGGTCAAGGTTTCGG CATTGTTGTTCAAGCATGCCAAACACTTGGGAATGGATGAAACTGACGATGAAAGTAAGAAAGAGCAACACAAGAAAACAAAGATGCAGATGTTAATGTCGTGGCTGCCATTGCTATGCAGAGCCAGCAACGGAACCGATGTCCCAGTATTGAGCATCAGAGAAAGGGCTGAGCTGGAGAGAGTATTGGAAGAGACGATAGAGATgctggaagaggaagaggataaAGAGAAAGTGCTGTCGATGTGGCTTCACCACTTCACACACTGCTCGTCCTCTGATTGGCCCAACCTCCATGCCTCCTATGCTCGCTGGTGTAACGCTTCTCGGAAGCTTTTGCTGCACCACCATGAATGA
- the LOC137729273 gene encoding uncharacterized protein translates to MSLAFLQGYSSPEEEEQDHRLHYHGSSSTDDDDNDDGDDQAHKATSVFDFPKPSSSVASTLPSASDVFSEISGPPEFLNNCVQEDPSTRDAGPQRGRHGVRNGKLQKEKKDLPSGAVVESKAHLVGIHERVRSDFEGKQPPTSVVMSTTEGAKRVPTATNPSAEDAAALLRMCLQCGIPKTYSNARGMVCPTCGDRPVDPTNDSKKKGSTVKDKEKSKRMKGQSSHATWKSETEMHLRQQFD, encoded by the exons ATGAGCTTGGCGTTCCTCCAGGGCTATTCTTCCCCTGAAGAAGAAGAGCAAGATCACCGTCTCCATTACCATGGCTCAAGCTCCACTGACGATGATGATAACGACGACGGCGATGACCAAGCCCACAAAGCCACATCCGTCTTTGACTTTCCAAAACCCTCCTCCTCCGTTGCTTCTACCCTACCTTCTGCATCCGACGTCTTTTCTGAG ATTTCCGGACCACCCGAGTTTCTCAACAACTGCGTACAAGAAGACCCTTCCACAAGGGATGCCGGTCCTCAGCGGGGGAGGCATGGTGTCCGCAACGGCAAACTtcagaaggaaaagaaagatttACCTTCTG GTGCTGTAGTGGAGTCCAAAGCTCATTTAGTTGGAATTCATGAGCGAGTAAGAAGTGATTTTGAGGGTAAGCAACCTCCAACATCGGTGGTTATGAGCACCACTGAAGGTGCCAAGCGTGTGCCAACTGCAACAAATCCTAGTGCAGAAGATGCTGCAGCGCTTCTTAG GATGTGTTTGCAATGTGGAATACCCAAGACCTACTCCAATGCAAGGGGAATGGTCTGCCCAACATGCGGAGATCGTCCTGTAGATCCAACCAATGATTCCAAGAAGAAGGGATCTACGGTGAAAGATAAGGAGAAGAGTAAGAGGATGAAGGGACAGTCGTCTCATGCTACATGGAAAAGTGAAACTGAAATGCATCTTCGACAGCAGTTTGACTAG